CTCAATTCATGCACCTATTTGTCCGCGCATGCAACTACGACAAGTTTTTTTGAACGTCATCGCCGAAAGAGGTTGAATTATCTAATTCTGCTTTATATATTGGCGATTGATGATAATTAAGGGCAACATGAAATGACAAGTAAGAAAAAAAGTAAAGCACTCATAGTGTTTCTCGAAGATCAGAATCGCGACAAAGTGCAGAGTCAGCTTGCGGGCAGTTTGTCTGACGAACAGAAGCTGCAACTCTATCGTGCATTCCTTGAAGATACTATTTGCAATTGCCTCGATCTCGTAGACGTTGATATCAGAATCAACCATCCATCAGGTGCCACCGGAAAGATCGTGAATGAGATTGTGGAGAGTTTGAAGACGACCCTCACCGGAAAGGCCCTTAAGCTGCTCAAGTCGCCGCATGTCCGGTTGACCGAGACAGTCGGAGATACGGTGGGAGATCGCATGTCCAGTGCATTCAAGAGCGTCTTTGAAGAGGGTTTCGGACAAGTCGTGCTTATCGGTTGTGTCACGCCGACACTTCCTCCAAGCACGATCATGAATGCCTTCAGACGCATCTCGAATTATGATCTGGTCATCGGACCGACTCTCGAAGGCAGCTATTACCTTCTTGCGATGCGCAGGCACATTCCGATTCTGTTCGAGAAAATCAATTGGTCGGATGACAAGACTGTCTACTCTCAGTTGGCGAGTCTGTGCAAAGACGGTTGCGGTGACTGGGACGAGATGGATCTGTGGTACGACCTCAGGCAACCCGAGGATCTGGAATTTCTCGTCAGAGATATCAACCACTTCCGTCTTGTGGGCGACGAGAAATCTGCCGCGCGCACTGAGAAGGTGCTCGAGGAAATACTCAAAGATATTCCAAACTGATCTGAGTACAGACAGGGAATGACACTATGATCTGGAAACTTGAGCGAATGCTCTGGCAGCAGGTTCGTGAACTTGTGCCGGAGAAAATCGATACCGCATTATTGCCTGTTGGGACTATCGAGGCGCACGGTGCGGCGTGTCTCGGAACCGATGGTTTCATTCCGTATGATATCGGTGAGCATGTCGGTGAGAAACTTGATGTCATTCTCGCACCGCCCGTCTGGTATGGCGTCACCAAGAGTCTGCTTGGTTATCCCGGATCATTGACTGTCACCAATGAACACTTGCAGGATTATATCTACGATCTCATGAAGTCGTTCAAGTATCACAAATTCAAACGCATCATAATCCTCAATGGTCACGGTGGCAACAACTCTGCATTGAAGGAAGTAGCGGGCAAGGCCTACCACAATCTCGGCATGTGCATCGCAGTCATTCACTGGTGGATGCTTTGCGGTGATGTCACCAAAGAAGTCTACGGCGGCGAGGGAGGCCATGCAGGGTGCGATGAGACCGGCTATGTCATGTCGATCGATCCGTCGCTTGCAGACAAGAGCTACTATTCCGAAGACCTCGTGTACGAACATC
This genomic window from Candidatus Zixiibacteriota bacterium contains:
- a CDS encoding DUF2064 domain-containing protein, which codes for MTSKKKSKALIVFLEDQNRDKVQSQLAGSLSDEQKLQLYRAFLEDTICNCLDLVDVDIRINHPSGATGKIVNEIVESLKTTLTGKALKLLKSPHVRLTETVGDTVGDRMSSAFKSVFEEGFGQVVLIGCVTPTLPPSTIMNAFRRISNYDLVIGPTLEGSYYLLAMRRHIPILFEKINWSDDKTVYSQLASLCKDGCGDWDEMDLWYDLRQPEDLEFLVRDINHFRLVGDEKSAARTEKVLEEILKDIPN
- a CDS encoding creatininase family protein, whose product is MIWKLERMLWQQVRELVPEKIDTALLPVGTIEAHGAACLGTDGFIPYDIGEHVGEKLDVILAPPVWYGVTKSLLGYPGSLTVTNEHLQDYIYDLMKSFKYHKFKRIIILNGHGGNNSALKEVAGKAYHNLGMCIAVIHWWMLCGDVTKEVYGGEGGHAGCDETGYVMSIDPSLADKSYYSEDLVYEHQTAADVYPYPGSVGIYNDRGEGRPDFDAEKGRVYAAKVKDKVLEFITYILSQWDKNGF